The following coding sequences lie in one Cyanobacterium sp. Dongsha4 genomic window:
- a CDS encoding rhodanese-like domain-containing protein — protein sequence MNFDSINVQELAQILAEENQAIQLIDVREEMEAQIASIPPFKLLPLSKYEQWANKIKEEFNPELETIVICHHGIRSANMCQWLVAQGFKNVKNVIGGIDAYSIYVDNTINRY from the coding sequence ATGAATTTTGACAGTATTAATGTTCAAGAGTTAGCTCAAATTTTAGCAGAAGAAAATCAAGCTATTCAACTGATTGATGTGAGAGAAGAAATGGAAGCCCAAATAGCTTCTATACCCCCATTTAAACTTTTACCCTTAAGTAAATATGAACAGTGGGCGAATAAAATTAAGGAAGAATTTAACCCTGAATTAGAGACGATTGTTATTTGTCATCATGGTATTCGATCGGCAAATATGTGTCAATGGTTAGTTGCCCAAGGATTCAAAAATGTAAAAAATGTCATAGGCGGTATTGATGCTTATTCTATCTATGTAGATAATACTATTAATCGTTATTGA
- a CDS encoding HpsJ family protein has translation MKITSGFISLILKLVGGILLISALINYIFLLISPQWQDPNWQINVTNSAIDQGITPLVAIAFLLVAWWIGDNNNSEKPNKPVRMIVFIIASILGLAYLLLVPLHFGNINRVSSDLFVQIDQRIAQQEAQIQGFVSELEAISKNPEQLKQEIEQRNQIIQAGGNLGGQQLNPQQLQSITTQRDQLQQILNLSDKPEELKAKFQEVRNQLESELQKAVDQEKRKAQGLALQQSLKTSISSLMLAIAFIAIGWLGLQKMLKG, from the coding sequence ATGAAAATAACCTCTGGTTTTATCAGTTTAATTCTTAAGTTAGTGGGTGGTATTCTCCTAATTTCCGCTCTAATTAACTACATTTTTCTTTTAATTTCACCTCAATGGCAAGATCCCAATTGGCAAATAAATGTAACTAATAGTGCTATTGATCAAGGAATTACCCCCTTAGTTGCGATCGCATTTTTATTAGTTGCTTGGTGGATTGGGGATAATAATAACTCCGAAAAACCAAACAAGCCAGTAAGGATGATCGTTTTTATCATTGCCAGTATCCTAGGATTAGCTTATTTATTGCTTGTCCCCCTGCATTTTGGTAATATAAACCGTGTAAGCTCCGATTTGTTCGTGCAAATAGACCAAAGGATTGCCCAACAAGAAGCACAGATTCAAGGTTTTGTATCAGAATTAGAAGCCATTTCCAAAAATCCTGAACAACTCAAACAAGAAATTGAACAGAGAAACCAAATTATTCAGGCAGGAGGAAATTTAGGAGGACAACAATTAAATCCTCAACAGTTACAGTCAATTACAACCCAACGAGATCAACTACAACAAATTTTAAATCTATCAGACAAACCTGAAGAATTAAAAGCAAAATTTCAAGAAGTAAGAAATCAACTAGAATCAGAATTACAAAAAGCGGTTGATCAAGAAAAAAGAAAAGCTCAAGGATTAGCCCTACAACAAAGTTTAAAAACATCGATTTCCAGTCTTATGTTGGCGATCGCATTTATTGCTATTGGGTGGCTAGGCTTACAAAAAATGCTTAAAGGTTAA
- the era gene encoding GTPase Era produces the protein MSNPNESFLPIIPVAPPDFKSGFIAIIGRPNVGKSTLMNELVGQKVAITSPVAQTTRNRLRGILTNPSAQIIFVDTPGIHKPHHELGKVLVQNAVSAINNVDLVLFVVDASQPAGGGDRYITDLLLKSKTPVILGLNKSDLQGSKKEILNESYQEICQENWQMINFSAITGEGLDKLQQELINKLDFGPYYYPPDLVTDQPERFIIGELIREQILLHTREEIPHSVAVTVEKVVEETKITKIYAAISVERSSQKGIIIGQKGQMLKTIGTASRQQMQKLLSGKVYLELFVKVEPKWRQSRLRLAEFGYQVEKN, from the coding sequence ATGTCTAATCCCAACGAGTCATTTTTGCCCATAATTCCCGTTGCCCCTCCAGATTTTAAATCAGGTTTTATCGCCATAATTGGGCGCCCCAATGTTGGTAAATCGACTTTGATGAATGAATTAGTCGGGCAAAAAGTCGCCATTACATCTCCCGTTGCCCAGACAACTCGTAATCGTCTCAGAGGAATTTTAACTAACCCTTCTGCACAAATTATTTTTGTTGATACCCCCGGTATTCATAAACCTCACCACGAATTAGGTAAAGTTTTAGTACAAAATGCTGTTTCTGCCATCAATAATGTTGATTTAGTTTTATTTGTTGTGGATGCTTCTCAACCTGCAGGAGGAGGAGATAGATATATTACTGATTTACTTTTAAAAAGCAAAACTCCCGTCATATTAGGATTAAATAAGAGCGATTTACAGGGAAGCAAAAAAGAAATCCTCAATGAAAGTTATCAAGAAATATGTCAAGAAAATTGGCAAATGATTAACTTTTCAGCCATTACAGGGGAAGGATTAGACAAATTACAACAGGAATTAATCAATAAACTTGATTTTGGGCCTTACTATTATCCTCCTGATTTAGTCACAGATCAACCCGAAAGATTTATTATCGGTGAGTTGATTAGAGAACAAATATTATTACATACTAGAGAAGAAATACCCCATTCAGTGGCGGTGACAGTGGAAAAGGTGGTAGAAGAAACAAAAATCACGAAAATTTATGCGGCGATTAGTGTGGAAAGAAGTTCTCAAAAAGGTATCATTATTGGACAAAAAGGGCAAATGTTGAAAACTATTGGTACTGCCTCTCGTCAACAAATGCAAAAATTATTAAGTGGAAAAGTCTATTTAGAGTTATTTGTTAAAGTTGAGCCTAAATGGAGACAATCTCGGTTGCGTTTAGCTGAATTTGGCTATCAAGTTGAGAAGAATTAA
- a CDS encoding cytochrome c biogenesis protein, translated as MSVSNYNNLSIKGKFDLYFRRLISTIADLRLAIILLLVIAIFSITGTIIEQNQPINYYQENYPENPALFGFLTWQVLLNIGLNHVYTTWWYLAILFLFGSSLIACTFRRQLPALKSAKIGHFYHQPRQFNKLAFSAEISTESLNTIESILNNKGYKVFSSDNSIYAQKGIAGRVGPIIVHLGMIIILLGAIWGAFSGFFAQEMIASGNTFTIKNYLEAGKLTDLEKPQSFQVKVNDFWIDYTPEGKVDQFYSDLSVINKQGEEVKRKTIFVNQPLRYQGITFYQTSWSISGVKVQLNNSPIFQLPMAELATENQGRIWGTWIPIKPDLSEGVSLITKDLQGTMFLYNMQGELINAIRPNMPVEVNGINLKVLQLVGATGLQIKSDPGVPIVYFGFALLMIGVIMSYISFSQVWALQEGNRFFIGGKTNRAQVAFEKEMYNILEQL; from the coding sequence ATGAGCGTATCTAATTATAATAATTTATCTATCAAAGGAAAATTTGATTTATATTTTCGTCGTCTAATATCAACTATTGCGGATTTACGTTTAGCCATTATTCTTCTTCTAGTTATTGCCATTTTTAGTATCACTGGCACAATTATTGAACAAAATCAACCCATTAATTATTATCAAGAAAACTACCCTGAAAATCCTGCTTTATTTGGGTTTTTAACATGGCAAGTATTGTTAAATATAGGATTAAATCATGTTTATACAACGTGGTGGTATTTAGCTATATTATTTCTCTTTGGTAGTAGTTTAATTGCTTGTACATTTAGAAGACAATTACCCGCATTAAAATCAGCTAAAATAGGTCATTTTTACCATCAACCTAGACAGTTTAATAAACTGGCATTTAGTGCAGAAATTAGCACTGAATCTCTTAACACAATAGAGTCAATCCTTAACAATAAAGGTTATAAAGTTTTTAGTAGTGATAATTCTATTTATGCCCAAAAAGGAATCGCAGGAAGAGTTGGCCCCATTATTGTTCATCTGGGCATGATTATTATTTTATTAGGTGCTATTTGGGGAGCGTTTTCTGGTTTTTTTGCCCAAGAAATGATTGCTAGTGGCAATACTTTTACCATTAAAAACTACTTAGAAGCGGGAAAATTAACTGATTTAGAAAAACCTCAATCTTTTCAAGTTAAAGTCAATGACTTTTGGATAGATTACACCCCAGAAGGAAAGGTTGATCAATTTTATTCCGACTTATCTGTAATTAATAAACAAGGGGAAGAAGTAAAACGAAAAACCATTTTTGTTAATCAACCATTAAGGTATCAAGGAATCACTTTTTATCAAACCAGTTGGAGTATTTCAGGGGTAAAAGTTCAACTTAATAATAGTCCTATATTTCAATTACCTATGGCAGAATTAGCCACAGAAAATCAAGGTAGAATTTGGGGTACTTGGATTCCTATAAAACCTGATTTAAGTGAAGGAGTTTCTTTAATAACAAAAGATTTACAAGGTACGATGTTTTTATATAATATGCAAGGAGAATTAATTAACGCTATTCGTCCTAATATGCCTGTGGAAGTGAACGGTATTAATTTAAAAGTTTTACAATTAGTGGGAGCAACTGGTTTACAAATTAAATCAGATCCCGGTGTGCCAATAGTTTATTTTGGCTTCGCTTTATTGATGATTGGTGTCATTATGAGTTATATTTCATTTTCACAAGTATGGGCTTTACAAGAAGGAAATCGGTTCTTTATTGGAGGAAAAACCAATCGGGCTCAAGTAGCTTTTGAGAAAGAAATGTACAACATATTAGAACAATTATAA
- a CDS encoding DNA-directed RNA polymerase subunit omega — translation MLKKNSFDSSQIMFRSDALLAAASNRYKITVGVAKRAKERRKQDMENVEEVMKPVLRAIIEMSDELTQPEIISELK, via the coding sequence ATGCTCAAAAAAAATAGCTTTGATTCTAGTCAAATTATGTTTCGTAGCGATGCCTTACTGGCGGCCGCTTCCAATCGTTATAAAATTACTGTAGGTGTTGCAAAAAGGGCAAAAGAAAGAAGAAAACAAGATATGGAAAATGTGGAAGAGGTAATGAAACCTGTATTAAGGGCAATTATTGAAATGTCTGACGAGTTAACTCAACCAGAGATTATTAGTGAACTAAAATAG
- a CDS encoding protein adenylyltransferase SelO has protein sequence MINPFLNLEYEPAMENLGDDYYDIVTPAEFPQHILRFRNDDLLPIIGLSKDEVEDSHWIEAFGKFQGIRPFLALKYHGYQFGVYNPQLGDGRGFLYGQIRGRDGVLYDFGTKGSGRTSYSRQADGRLTLKGGVREIIAGEALFRMGVNTSRCLSLIETGEALWRGDEPSPTRSSVMVRFSKSHIRFGSFERLYYFQRPDLVQNLLDHVIYCYYPHLTTQDKPYTLFYSELIHRVALLVAQWMSAGFCHGVLNTDNMSITGESFDYGPYAFINTYDPTFTAAYFDYGGRYCYGNQPLICRWNLELLQKPLGLLISLEDLQQELAKFERVYQGYYQELMLKKLGFSQLRNNLGEKLVQETIDLLKDSQCSYHQFFADLAEQFNYGWHNSYELILENSEIKSSNLDSWKRLYHRCLETFVREELEQIQCTLHQYNPQIVPIRAIIEAIWHPITTEDNWLPFYDLLAQIKQ, from the coding sequence ATGATAAATCCTTTTCTTAATTTAGAGTACGAACCAGCAATGGAAAATTTAGGGGATGATTACTATGATATAGTTACTCCTGCTGAATTTCCTCAACATATTCTCAGATTTCGTAATGATGATTTATTACCAATTATCGGCTTAAGTAAGGATGAAGTAGAAGATAGCCATTGGATAGAGGCTTTTGGTAAATTTCAGGGTATTAGACCGTTTTTAGCTTTAAAATATCATGGTTATCAATTTGGGGTTTATAATCCTCAATTGGGGGATGGTAGAGGTTTTCTTTATGGACAAATTAGAGGTAGAGATGGGGTATTATACGATTTTGGCACAAAAGGCTCTGGTAGAACATCTTATTCTCGTCAGGCAGATGGCAGATTAACTCTCAAGGGGGGGGTGAGAGAAATTATCGCAGGAGAGGCTTTATTTCGTATGGGTGTTAATACTTCCCGTTGTTTGTCTTTAATTGAAACGGGGGAAGCCCTATGGCGTGGAGATGAACCTTCTCCCACTCGTAGCTCGGTAATGGTAAGATTTAGTAAGTCGCATATTCGTTTTGGTAGTTTTGAAAGGTTATATTATTTTCAACGCCCTGATTTAGTGCAAAATTTGCTGGATCATGTGATTTATTGTTATTATCCTCATTTAACAACGCAGGATAAGCCTTATACTCTTTTTTACTCGGAATTAATCCATAGAGTCGCTTTATTAGTTGCCCAGTGGATGAGTGCTGGTTTTTGTCATGGGGTGCTAAATACGGATAATATGTCTATTACTGGGGAAAGTTTTGATTATGGCCCTTATGCTTTTATTAATACTTATGATCCTACTTTTACGGCGGCTTATTTTGATTATGGTGGTAGGTATTGTTATGGCAATCAGCCTTTGATTTGTCGTTGGAATTTGGAGTTGTTACAAAAGCCTTTGGGGTTACTTATTTCTTTAGAGGATTTACAGCAGGAGTTGGCAAAATTTGAGAGGGTTTATCAAGGTTATTATCAAGAGTTGATGCTAAAAAAATTAGGGTTTTCTCAACTTAGGAATAATTTAGGAGAAAAGTTAGTTCAAGAAACTATTGATTTGTTAAAAGATAGTCAATGTAGTTATCATCAATTCTTTGCTGATTTAGCAGAGCAGTTTAATTATGGGTGGCATAATAGTTATGAATTAATTTTAGAAAATAGTGAGATAAAAAGTTCTAATTTAGATAGTTGGAAAAGGCTTTATCACCGATGCTTAGAGACTTTTGTAAGAGAAGAGTTGGAGCAAATTCAATGTACTTTACATCAATATAACCCCCAAATTGTACCGATTCGGGCTATTATTGAAGCGATTTGGCATCCAATTACCACAGAAGATAACTGGCTACCTTTTTATGATTTGTTAGCTCAAATTAAGCAATAA
- a CDS encoding FAD-dependent oxidoreductase, with translation MIRLLLIGGGHSHAIALSLIRKNHLNKVNVTIISDTPISPYSGILPAYVAGYYSSQDLFIPIKKIAESRGINFILDKVIDINPELKYVICHSGKKIHFDILSIDIGSTPEKSTIKGANLYSIPAKPVLSFLDKWKKITDYYQVNKNQFLTLNIIGGGAGGVELALNMHKKLTSIMTPNNININLIHRGEKILENHNQWVSDKLTDILQAKKINLFLNSEVNAITQTEIILKTGKIISGNHHILVTQASAPLWLKNNPINTDETGFILIKNTLQTTNYNYIFASGDIATPRENPHPKAGVFAVRQGKPLFKNLFRFIENKPLKPYFSPRNYLNIIGTGNESAVASWGYLGWESPLLWYLKNHLDLRFMSKFK, from the coding sequence ATGATAAGATTACTTTTAATAGGAGGAGGTCATAGTCATGCGATCGCACTTTCTTTAATTAGAAAAAATCATTTAAATAAGGTTAATGTTACCATAATTAGCGACACTCCCATCAGTCCTTATTCAGGTATTTTACCCGCCTATGTTGCAGGATATTACTCTTCCCAAGACTTATTTATCCCCATCAAAAAAATAGCAGAAAGTAGGGGAATTAATTTTATTTTAGATAAAGTAATAGACATAAATCCTGAGCTAAAATATGTTATTTGCCATTCAGGAAAGAAAATTCATTTTGATATTTTATCTATTGACATTGGTAGCACTCCAGAAAAAAGCACCATTAAAGGAGCAAATCTATATAGTATTCCAGCAAAACCCGTATTATCTTTTTTAGATAAATGGAAAAAAATAACTGACTATTATCAAGTCAATAAAAATCAATTCCTTACCCTAAATATTATTGGAGGCGGTGCAGGAGGAGTAGAATTAGCCCTCAATATGCACAAAAAATTAACGTCAATTATGACCCCAAATAATATTAACATCAATCTTATTCATCGAGGAGAAAAAATATTAGAAAATCATAACCAATGGGTAAGCGATAAACTCACAGATATTTTACAGGCAAAAAAGATTAACCTATTTTTAAACTCAGAAGTAAATGCAATTACTCAAACAGAAATAATCCTCAAAACAGGAAAAATAATATCAGGAAATCATCATATTTTAGTTACCCAAGCAAGTGCGCCCTTATGGTTAAAAAATAATCCCATTAACACCGATGAAACTGGTTTTATCCTGATAAAAAACACCCTACAAACCACTAACTATAATTATATTTTTGCATCAGGAGACATTGCTACACCAAGAGAAAATCCCCATCCCAAAGCGGGAGTTTTTGCCGTCAGACAAGGTAAACCATTATTCAAAAACTTATTTAGATTTATTGAAAATAAGCCATTAAAACCATATTTCTCACCCCGTAATTATTTAAACATTATTGGCACAGGAAATGAAAGTGCTGTTGCTAGTTGGGGTTATTTAGGATGGGAATCGCCACTATTGTGGTATCTTAAAAATCATCTTGATTTAAGATTTATGAGCAAGTTTAAATAG
- a CDS encoding recombinase family protein — protein MRIVAYSYIELLIDSIPDPQIWGWEIEEIYQDIDTREKLSQLLFDSQDNAPDYLLINSLHELGNSLTEVENNIFRLESLSIEIISLQQDYHSKNFQNINNIKQRKKLLEIWQEIENLIKHRKLKKAHAKNRLNIIPPPGKPPYGYSRGKEGYIVNRATAPIIRAFFDRFLLYGSLQDTVNYLAEKYNKKISISTAKYWLNNPIYRGDLNYKNQQIIPDTHTAIITREESAQIERIFQSHRRVKQKSASSQHCLAGLIQCQWCKSNFRVNTVTKRNKSAKYLYLTPVECKKEIPCKSINYDLVLQKVIDNICNSFKEIKNQEQMPNIEQIKNYLLTEINQKKIVITQIEKLLEEKILDEETAKIRIYKIKQDIGVLKQQIAKLPPNSLNTIANTLSLPQFWYDLSSSEKRFYLREFVKIIEIIPQNNYPQKKDVQLNFVFANAQLNNSWQNREKV, from the coding sequence ATGAGAATAGTCGCTTATAGCTACATTGAGCTATTAATAGATTCTATACCAGATCCTCAAATTTGGGGATGGGAAATAGAAGAAATTTATCAAGACATAGATACAAGAGAAAAACTTAGTCAATTACTCTTTGATTCTCAAGATAATGCCCCTGATTATCTTTTAATTAATAGTCTTCACGAATTAGGTAATAGCTTAACCGAAGTTGAGAATAACATATTTAGATTAGAAAGTCTTAGTATTGAGATAATCTCTTTACAACAGGATTATCATAGTAAAAATTTTCAGAATATAAATAATATAAAACAAAGAAAAAAATTATTAGAAATTTGGCAGGAAATAGAAAATTTAATCAAACATAGAAAATTGAAAAAAGCCCATGCTAAAAATCGTTTAAATATCATTCCACCTCCTGGAAAACCTCCTTATGGATACTCAAGAGGCAAAGAAGGTTATATTGTTAACCGTGCCACTGCACCCATTATTAGAGCTTTTTTTGATCGTTTTTTACTTTATGGTTCTCTTCAAGATACGGTTAATTATTTAGCTGAAAAATATAATAAAAAAATATCTATATCTACGGCAAAATATTGGTTAAATAATCCCATTTATCGAGGAGATTTAAACTATAAAAATCAACAAATTATTCCCGATACTCATACTGCAATTATTACTAGAGAAGAGTCTGCACAAATAGAAAGAATTTTTCAAAGTCATCGTCGAGTTAAACAGAAAAGTGCATCATCTCAACACTGTTTAGCAGGTTTAATTCAATGTCAATGGTGTAAGTCAAATTTTCGAGTTAATACTGTCACAAAGCGAAATAAATCTGCAAAGTATTTATATTTAACTCCTGTGGAATGCAAAAAAGAAATTCCTTGTAAATCCATTAATTATGATTTAGTTTTACAAAAGGTTATCGATAATATTTGTAATAGTTTTAAAGAAATTAAAAATCAAGAACAAATGCCAAATATAGAACAAATTAAAAATTATTTACTAACAGAAATTAATCAAAAAAAAATAGTAATAACACAAATAGAAAAATTACTGGAAGAAAAAATTTTAGATGAAGAAACTGCAAAAATAAGAATTTACAAAATAAAACAGGATATAGGAGTGCTAAAACAGCAAATAGCAAAACTTCCTCCAAATAGTTTAAATACCATTGCGAATACATTATCTTTACCACAATTTTGGTATGATTTATCTTCCTCTGAAAAGAGATTTTATTTAAGAGAATTTGTTAAGATAATTGAGATTATTCCCCAGAATAATTATCCACAAAAAAAAGATGTTCAACTAAATTTTGTTTTCGCTAATGCACAATTAAACAATTCATGGCAAAATAGGGAAAAAGTATAG
- a CDS encoding succinylglutamate desuccinylase/aspartoacylase family protein: MEANTQIIDLQSLASGDILQLKTYHFQGKNGAKKAYIQANLHGAEIVGNAVIYELIEFFSNLNSEQIEGEIILVPMCNPVGVNQRNLFFSTGRYSPYDGLNWNRIFWDYIHESPDLDTFVKLNINLSKEEIYYNYLTDIINSFSHKIQEVNNSRSLPFSEHLRNILQSLSLNANYVIDIHSSSVSAIDYIYSFDRRQKSTDYFLLEYAILMNKYDGNAFDEAFLNPWLVLEKKLNHEGRNITFDVEAWTLELGSGMRVKEESVKKGVRGIINYLTYKNILKLELIKPQNNTRFVLKNNLKHYYAPQGGIIRNRLKAGTKIQQGDTLYQLLTFEKKERKPIIIDIQSADQGIIYDVSTNDTVNQGEYILGIFPHV, from the coding sequence ATGGAAGCAAACACTCAAATAATTGATTTACAAAGTCTTGCTAGTGGGGATATTTTACAGCTAAAAACCTATCATTTTCAGGGCAAAAATGGAGCAAAAAAAGCCTATATTCAGGCTAATTTACATGGTGCAGAAATTGTTGGTAATGCTGTAATATACGAATTAATAGAATTTTTCAGTAACTTAAATAGTGAGCAAATAGAGGGAGAAATAATTTTAGTTCCTATGTGCAATCCTGTGGGAGTAAATCAAAGAAATTTGTTTTTTTCCACGGGTAGATATAGCCCTTATGATGGACTTAATTGGAATCGAATTTTTTGGGATTATATTCATGAATCTCCTGATTTAGATACTTTTGTTAAACTTAATATTAATTTGAGTAAAGAGGAAATATATTATAATTATCTAACGGATATTATTAATAGTTTTTCTCATAAAATCCAAGAGGTAAATAATAGTCGAAGTTTACCTTTTTCTGAACATCTTAGAAATATTTTACAGTCTCTTTCTCTGAATGCTAATTATGTGATTGATATTCACAGTTCTAGTGTATCTGCTATTGATTATATTTATAGCTTCGATCGCCGCCAAAAGAGTACAGATTATTTTCTATTAGAGTATGCTATTTTAATGAATAAATATGATGGAAATGCCTTTGATGAAGCCTTTTTAAATCCTTGGTTGGTACTAGAAAAAAAACTTAATCACGAAGGAAGAAATATCACTTTTGATGTGGAAGCATGGACTTTAGAATTAGGTTCAGGAATGAGGGTAAAAGAAGAATCAGTTAAGAAAGGAGTTAGGGGAATAATTAACTATTTGACTTATAAAAATATATTAAAATTAGAATTAATTAAACCTCAAAATAACACTAGATTTGTTCTCAAAAATAACCTGAAACATTATTATGCACCTCAAGGAGGAATTATCCGTAATCGTTTAAAAGCAGGGACAAAAATTCAGCAAGGAGATACCCTTTATCAATTATTAACCTTCGAGAAAAAAGAGAGAAAGCCCATTATAATAGATATACAATCAGCAGATCAAGGCATAATTTATGATGTGTCCACTAACGATACTGTTAATCAAGGTGAGTATATTCTAGGTATTTTCCCTCATGTCTAA
- the gloA gene encoding lactoylglutathione lyase has product MRILHTMLRVGNLEKSLEFYCQVLGMKLLRQKDYPNGKFTLAFVGYGDESDNTVIELTHNWDTDSYDIGNGYGHIALGVDDIYGTCEQIRSLGGKVTREPGPMKHGSTVIAFVEDPDGYKIELIQLGTQGSTS; this is encoded by the coding sequence ATGCGTATTTTACACACCATGTTAAGGGTAGGGAATTTAGAAAAATCCCTTGAATTTTATTGTCAAGTATTAGGCATGAAATTATTACGCCAAAAAGACTATCCAAATGGAAAATTTACTCTGGCTTTTGTTGGTTATGGTGATGAAAGTGATAACACTGTAATTGAATTAACTCACAATTGGGATACTGATAGTTATGATATTGGCAATGGTTATGGGCATATTGCTTTAGGGGTTGACGATATTTATGGTACTTGTGAACAAATTAGGTCATTAGGTGGTAAAGTAACTAGAGAACCAGGCCCTATGAAACACGGCTCTACAGTAATTGCTTTTGTGGAAGATCCTGATGGATATAAGATAGAATTAATACAATTAGGTACTCAAGGAAGTACTTCCTGA
- a CDS encoding glucokinase, with amino-acid sequence MKVLIGDIGGTKTILRLVEINKSNHCETIKQIKYSSQEYQTFSYMVKSFLDSVSIDKICIAIAGPINNNSCKLTNLNWYIKGDELAQEFHCQKAYLLNDFAAVSYGVITLKESELLTLQEGEKNSNSPISVIGAGTGLGQSFLIPEKDKYRVFATEGGHSDFSPKNELEWQLLHYLKSKFGWQRISAERVISGQGIVAIYQFLRDIKFASESEEISSKIKQWEQGDNTIDPGEIIGQSALIKNDILTTQTMTMFLDAYAGEIGNFALKILPYGGIYIAGGIITKILPLLQNSNFVNTFLNKGRMKPLLEKMPLKVVINTEVALQGLLYYLKLSSDS; translated from the coding sequence ATGAAAGTTTTAATCGGTGATATTGGTGGAACTAAAACTATCTTAAGATTAGTTGAAATAAATAAGAGTAATCATTGTGAAACTATTAAGCAAATTAAGTATTCTAGTCAAGAATATCAAACTTTCTCTTATATGGTAAAAAGTTTTTTAGATAGTGTTTCTATAGATAAAATATGTATTGCGATCGCAGGTCCAATTAACAATAATAGCTGTAAGCTGACTAACTTAAATTGGTATATAAAAGGGGATGAATTAGCCCAAGAATTTCACTGTCAAAAAGCCTATTTACTCAATGATTTTGCGGCGGTGAGTTACGGAGTTATAACTCTCAAAGAATCAGAACTATTGACTCTGCAAGAAGGGGAAAAAAATAGTAACTCTCCCATTAGTGTTATTGGTGCTGGTACAGGATTAGGACAAAGTTTTTTAATACCTGAAAAAGATAAATATCGTGTTTTTGCTACAGAGGGAGGTCATAGTGATTTTTCGCCTAAAAATGAATTAGAATGGCAATTATTACACTATTTAAAAAGTAAGTTTGGTTGGCAAAGAATCTCAGCAGAACGAGTTATTTCTGGACAGGGAATTGTTGCTATTTATCAGTTTTTAAGAGATATAAAATTTGCCTCTGAATCTGAGGAAATAAGCAGTAAAATTAAACAATGGGAACAAGGAGATAATACCATAGACCCGGGAGAAATTATCGGACAATCTGCCCTGATAAAAAACGATATTTTAACCACTCAAACCATGACAATGTTTTTGGATGCTTACGCGGGGGAAATTGGTAACTTTGCCTTAAAAATTTTGCCCTATGGCGGAATTTATATTGCGGGAGGAATTATTACTAAAATTCTTCCCCTACTTCAAAATAGTAATTTTGTCAATACCTTTCTGAACAAAGGCAGAATGAAACCTTTATTGGAAAAAATGCCTTTGAAAGTGGTAATTAATACAGAGGTTGCTTTACAAGGTCTTTTGTATTATTTGAAGTTATCTTCAGATTCATAA